A region of the Leucobacter komagatae genome:
CGAGCGCGTCGACGATCGCGGCCCGGCGCTGCGCCACAGTCTCCGACCGCTCGTTGAACACCCGCGTCGCGCGGCCCTCGCCAAACGCTGGCCAGCCGGGGTCACCGTCGCGGATGAACGCGACCCAGGCCGCGTGCATCTCCCTGCCGAGGCCGGCTGGCGCCCCCTCGCCGTTCAGGCGCACGGCGTCTTCGTCTTCGAGAAGGTCGAACGCGAATGCAAGATCGAGAGCGTGAGCCGCTCGCAGGTCGCGAACGGGGCTCTCCCACGCGAACTCGTAGACGAACGTCGGCGCGGTGCGGGCGCGCGCGACCCTCGTTGCCGGTGCCCGGAGGAGCTTGTCGGTGACGATCTGCCCAAGCTGCTCCCCGGGGGTCGCCGAGGGGAAGGCCTTGCGGACAGCGCGGGCGGCCCGGCCCGGCACCCGCATCGCGAGCCGCGCGATCCACGCCTTCGCCCCGCTGATACCCGCGAGCGCCTCGGGCGTGAACCAGAGCCGGTACTCGTCGGTGTTCGTGCCGATCAGGATCGGGGTATCGATGCCCGCGAGCGCGTCGACGGGGGAGGCGGGGAGAGATTCCGGATCCAGAGCGAGCGCGTACCCCGGCGTCCCGCTGAGGGGCGACGACCCGGCAGCGATCTCGCTGCGCGCCCGAAGCAGGTCCGCGGGTTCGGCGGCGGCGAACGCCTCCCGCGACGTGGAAATGCCGAGCTGCTTCGCGATCGCGTCAGACGCACGGCGGGCTTTTACCGCGTCGACAGCCTCGAGCGGGCCGGATTGGATGATCGCTCGGGCGGCCTTTGCCCGGGCCTGCGGCTGCGAGAGGAGTGCGGCGACGAGGGCCCCACCGGCGGACTCGCCCATGATGGTGATGCGGCCCGGGTCGCCGCCGAACGCCGCGACCTCGCGGTGCGCCCAGTCGAGCGCGGCCTGCGCATCACGCAAGCCGAGGTTCAGCGGTGCGCCGTCGAGCACGCTGAAGCCCTCGGCGCCCAGTCGATAGTTCGCCGAGACGAAGACGATGCCGTCGCGCGCGAAGGTGCGGCCGTCGTACCCGCTCTGCGCCGCGGCACCGCGCTCGAGCGCCCCGCCGTGGAGCCACAGCACGACGGGCGCGCCCGCGGCGTCTGCTGGCGCCCACACGTTCACGGTCAGGATCTCCGTGCCCTCGATCGCGGGCACCTTGATGAGTTCGCCGAGGCTGCCCTGGTAGGGCGTCTGCGGGGCGGTCGGGCCGAATGCTTTGGCTTGGAGCGGTTCATTCCACGCCTCGGGCTGCTCGGGGGCGCGGAATCGGAGCTCGCCAAATGGCGCCTTGGCGTAGGGAATCCCGAGGAAGCGGCGAATCCCGTTGGACTCTGAACCGACGACCTCTCCGAGCGTGGTCGTGACCGTCGTCGTGTTTGCGCTGCGCTGCGCCTCAGCATCTCCCATGAAGCCTCCTATGTTGGCTTAAGAGTATTGGGTGCGGGCGTTGTGCGGCTAGTTCGGGGTTGGGTTCGGTGCGGGGCGTTCGGGTCCGCTGGGGCCCGTTGGGTTGGGTTCGCCGCCGCTGCCACACCCGCCACACCTCATTTTCTCGAGTTCACACCAAACTTGGCCGGAATTACACGTGTTCTCGAGAATTTGGGGTGCTTGGGTGGGGCGGGGTGCTTGGGTGGGGCGGGGTGCTGGGGCGGGGCCTAGGCGGCGTGGAGGCCGCGGGAACCCCGGTGTCTCCAACGAACACGGGTGTTCCTGACGCACGAAAAGATACGGGTCAGGCGCGGGAATGGAAGCGCACACCGGGCGTTGACTTCATCTGGGCCGAGCCGATTCACCGGCCAGCCAGAAGACCAGTAGCGCCAATAGTTCAGCGCCCTCGAAAGGATGCACCTCGCATGACCACCCACTCTGAGCAGCCGCTCATCAAGATTATCGTCGGAAGCGTACGCCCGGTGCGCGTTGGCGATCAGCTCGCGGCGGCCCTCGCACCCGCGCTGGCTGAGGCGACTGGCGCCCGCGTGGAGATCGTCGACCTTGCAGAGGTTGGCCTCCCGCTGCTCGACGAGCCGCTGATGCCCGCGATCGGTCAGTACGAGCACGACCACACCAAAGCGTGGAGCGCGACCATCTCGGAGAGCGACGCGGTCGTGTTCTTGACCCCGCAGTACAACGGCGGGTACCCGGCCGCGCTGAAGAACGCGATCGACTTCCTCTTCCACGAGTGGAAGGCAAAGCCGACGTTCGTGGTGAGCTACGGCGGGCACGGCGGCGGAGCAGCTGCTGCGCAGCTGCGCAGCGTGCTCGAGTTCATCGGCCTTGACATTGTCGCGCCCAACGTCGAGCTCACGCTGCCGCGGGAGTCGTACGGATCGGATGGGCGCCTGGTCGACGCGAAGCCTATTCTCGTTTCGCATGACGCCGCTGTTGAAGCGGCGGCGGCACGCCTCTCAGAGAAGTTGCGCGAGCGAGCAGAGCTGAACGCGGTCGCCGGCGCGTAAGCTCATGCCCAGGAGGGCAGCTGCGTGGGGTATTTCGGGAACGCGGGGTCGGTGACGCCGCGTGTGACCGTCGTCGGTGAGGCGCTCATCGACGTCGTGTTGCACGCCGATGGGCGCACCGAGCGCGTGCCCGGCGGTAGCCCGGCGAACGTCGCGCTCGGGGTAGCCCGGCTCGGGGTCGACACTGCCTTCCTGGGATGCATCGGGCGCGACGGCGACGGTGAGGTGGTTGTCGAACGCCTGAGCGCGGCGGGCGTCACTGTGCTGCCGGGGTCGCTGAGCGCGGCCCGCACCCCGACCGCTGAGGCCTTGATCGATGAGTCGGGCGACGCGACCTACCGCTTCGACGTGGCCTGGCACCTGCCGCCAGAGGAAGACGTCGCCCTGTCCGAAGTGCTGCACATCGGCTCGTACAGCGCATTCCTGCAGCCGGGGGCCGACACCGTGCGTGAACTCGCGCGCCGCTCCCGCGAGGCGGGCCGCCTCACAATCTTCGACCCGAACATCCGACCCGCCCTCGTCGGGGAGCCGGGCCCGGTGCGGGAGCGCTTTGAGGGGCTCGTTGCCCTTGCCGACATCGTGAAACTCTCGGACGAGGACGCTGGCTGGCTGTACCCCGGGGAATCGGAGGAGGGGGTGCTGCGCCGGATCCTTGAGCTTGGTGCGGGCCTCGCCGCGATCACCCGAGGGGCCGACGGCGCAACCCTCGCAACCGACTCCGAAATGGTGCGGGTTGCCGCGAAACGAGTGGGCGTCGTCGACACGATTGGTGCCGGCGACAGCTTCACCGCGGCGCTGATACAGAGTCTCGCGTCGCTGACGCCCCAAGCCATCCCGCTCCTTGACACGGCAGAACTCCGGGCGCTCGGCCGCCGGGCGGCGGTCGCGGCAGGCCTCACGGTCGCGCGCCGAGGGGCAGACCTCCCGTCACTCGCCGAGCTCGAAGCGGCTCTTGAGGCAAGCCCCTGAGACGAGCCCCGCCGGCAGAATCCCGCCACGCTGAGGCCGCTCGGCGTTCTCCGAGCCGAGTGAGGCAGAGTCGAAGTACACCTGTCGGCGAGCCCGCCCGCAGTGAGGCCGAAAGGAGCCGGATCGCAATGACGCGCATCAGTGACGAAGGGCGACTGCGGGAGCTGCTCGAACCAGACGGCGGTGAGTTTTCTGAGATTCCCAGCGGCACGCTGAACTACTCACTCACGGGGGAAGCCCGCAACGGCACGGTGCTGCTCATCGCGGGGCTGTCGATGCAGCGCACCGACTGGTCGCCCGAGCTCATCGCCGGGCTCCATGAAGCCGGGTACGCGACGCTCGCCGCCGACAACCGTGACGCGGGCAGGTCGCGCATGAACGACAGCATCCCCACGGACTACAGCCTCGCCGACATGGCGACCGACCTGCGCGATCTGCTCGAAACGCTCGACCCCAACGCCGCCCACACCAACCCTGGCCCCGTGC
Encoded here:
- a CDS encoding NADPH-dependent FMN reductase; this encodes MTTHSEQPLIKIIVGSVRPVRVGDQLAAALAPALAEATGARVEIVDLAEVGLPLLDEPLMPAIGQYEHDHTKAWSATISESDAVVFLTPQYNGGYPAALKNAIDFLFHEWKAKPTFVVSYGGHGGGAAAAQLRSVLEFIGLDIVAPNVELTLPRESYGSDGRLVDAKPILVSHDAAVEAAAARLSEKLRERAELNAVAGA
- a CDS encoding carbohydrate kinase family protein, with translation MTPRVTVVGEALIDVVLHADGRTERVPGGSPANVALGVARLGVDTAFLGCIGRDGDGEVVVERLSAAGVTVLPGSLSAARTPTAEALIDESGDATYRFDVAWHLPPEEDVALSEVLHIGSYSAFLQPGADTVRELARRSREAGRLTIFDPNIRPALVGEPGPVRERFEGLVALADIVKLSDEDAGWLYPGESEEGVLRRILELGAGLAAITRGADGATLATDSEMVRVAAKRVGVVDTIGAGDSFTAALIQSLASLTPQAIPLLDTAELRALGRRAAVAAGLTVARRGADLPSLAELEAALEASP
- a CDS encoding carboxylesterase/lipase family protein, with the protein product MGDAEAQRSANTTTVTTTLGEVVGSESNGIRRFLGIPYAKAPFGELRFRAPEQPEAWNEPLQAKAFGPTAPQTPYQGSLGELIKVPAIEGTEILTVNVWAPADAAGAPVVLWLHGGALERGAAAQSGYDGRTFARDGIVFVSANYRLGAEGFSVLDGAPLNLGLRDAQAALDWAHREVAAFGGDPGRITIMGESAGGALVAALLSQPQARAKAARAIIQSGPLEAVDAVKARRASDAIAKQLGISTSREAFAAAEPADLLRARSEIAAGSSPLSGTPGYALALDPESLPASPVDALAGIDTPILIGTNTDEYRLWFTPEALAGISGAKAWIARLAMRVPGRAARAVRKAFPSATPGEQLGQIVTDKLLRAPATRVARARTAPTFVYEFAWESPVRDLRAAHALDLAFAFDLLEDEDAVRLNGEGAPAGLGREMHAAWVAFIRDGDPGWPAFGEGRATRVFNERSETVAQRRAAIVDALG